From Gimesia panareensis, the proteins below share one genomic window:
- a CDS encoding phytoene/squalene synthase family protein, with protein sequence MTTSLVDSYAYCQQLAKRTAGNFYYSFLALRKEQFQAMCVLYAYMRLVDDLGDSPEHSFEERATALSHWRNGLQRALENRSDTDCQQYHACFPAVLDMIQRYEIPEHYFFDVITGVESDLQPVTFDNFEHLADYCYHVAGVVGLCCIHIWGFHDERALDASIDCGLAFQLTNILRDLAEDADLGRVYLPREDLNRFDYSPADIEARIYDQRFRDLMQFEVDRARTYYQRSERLFEYVSPEGRRILKAMHQIYGGILNEIERLDYQVYATRAGLPRWRKLLIAGEALVASRWFPGRAAR encoded by the coding sequence ATGACGACTTCCCTGGTTGATTCCTATGCATACTGCCAGCAACTGGCAAAACGGACAGCGGGGAATTTCTATTATTCGTTTCTCGCGTTGCGGAAAGAACAGTTCCAGGCCATGTGTGTGCTGTATGCCTACATGCGGCTGGTGGACGATCTGGGCGACAGTCCGGAGCACTCTTTCGAAGAACGCGCAACAGCACTCAGCCACTGGCGCAACGGATTACAGCGGGCACTGGAGAATCGCTCTGATACAGACTGCCAGCAGTATCACGCCTGCTTCCCCGCCGTGCTGGACATGATTCAGCGCTACGAAATTCCCGAGCACTATTTTTTTGATGTGATCACGGGAGTGGAATCCGATCTGCAGCCGGTGACATTTGATAACTTTGAGCACCTGGCTGATTACTGCTATCACGTAGCGGGCGTGGTCGGGTTGTGCTGCATTCATATCTGGGGCTTCCATGATGAGCGGGCTCTGGATGCCAGCATTGACTGTGGTCTGGCGTTTCAGCTGACGAATATTCTGCGGGACCTTGCCGAAGATGCCGACCTGGGACGCGTCTATTTACCCCGGGAAGATCTGAATCGCTTCGACTACTCGCCAGCCGATATTGAAGCACGCATTTATGATCAGCGATTCCGTGATCTGATGCAGTTCGAGGTGGACCGGGCCAGAACCTACTATCAGCGTTCTGAGCGTCTGTTTGAGTATGTTTCACCAGAGGGCCGCCGCATTCTCAAGGCCATGCACCAGATTTATGGGGGCATCCTCAATGAGATCGAGCGGCTGGATTATCAGGTCTATGCCACCCGGGCCGGTTTACCGCGCTGGCGGAAGCTGCTGATTGCCGGGGAAGCCCTGGTTGCGTCCCGCTGGTTTCCCGGACGGGCAGCCCGCTGA
- the sppA gene encoding signal peptide peptidase SppA, with the protein MEEPKPAGEPPQPAPEKPRPPKPCPPPPRRSWIARILFILLLISFLFNLSFYAMYQEFFSTGGGPTEQFDSGDAEAEQKIAIVSITGTIMPPFTERIIRSIEQATKDDQVKAVLLEIDSPGGLVADSHQIYHRLVALREKKPIVVYMKRMAASGGYYVAMGAGTEGIIFAEPTTWTGSLGVIIPRFDMSGLAEKVGIVSDPLKTGEFKDALNPFRNLSPREKEIWDHILDESYQRFINIIVENRKDLDYDQVKKLATGQIYTATDAQKNGLIDEIGYQEDAIAQLKKKTGLEKVRVIRYTHPASLADILLSSAQAGQVENRKQALLESTVPRAMYYTSWLGDVPGMQ; encoded by the coding sequence ATGGAAGAGCCGAAACCAGCAGGGGAGCCCCCCCAACCGGCACCTGAGAAGCCCCGTCCCCCCAAGCCCTGTCCGCCGCCGCCTCGCCGCAGCTGGATAGCACGCATCCTGTTCATTCTTCTCCTGATTTCGTTCCTGTTTAACCTGAGCTTCTATGCCATGTATCAGGAATTCTTCTCCACAGGCGGCGGTCCCACAGAACAGTTCGATAGTGGTGATGCTGAGGCGGAACAGAAGATCGCCATCGTATCGATTACCGGCACCATCATGCCTCCATTCACCGAGCGGATCATCAGGTCGATCGAACAGGCGACCAAAGATGATCAGGTCAAAGCCGTGCTGCTGGAGATCGACAGTCCCGGCGGCCTGGTCGCGGACAGCCATCAGATTTATCACCGCCTGGTGGCATTGCGGGAAAAGAAACCGATCGTTGTCTACATGAAACGAATGGCGGCTTCAGGCGGATACTACGTCGCGATGGGCGCAGGCACGGAAGGCATCATCTTTGCCGAACCGACGACCTGGACCGGCTCTCTGGGAGTCATTATTCCCCGCTTCGATATGAGCGGTCTGGCGGAGAAGGTGGGGATCGTTTCTGATCCGCTGAAGACCGGTGAGTTCAAAGATGCTCTGAATCCGTTCCGGAATCTTTCCCCGCGCGAGAAGGAAATCTGGGATCACATCCTGGATGAATCCTACCAGCGGTTTATCAACATCATTGTCGAGAACCGCAAAGATCTGGACTACGACCAGGTCAAAAAACTGGCCACCGGTCAGATCTATACCGCCACGGACGCCCAGAAGAATGGTCTGATCGACGAAATTGGTTATCAGGAAGACGCGATCGCCCAATTAAAGAAAAAGACGGGACTCGAGAAAGTTCGTGTGATACGATACACACACCCGGCGTCACTGGCTGATATCCTGCTCAGTTCTGCTCAGGCGGGGCAGGTGGAAAATCGCAAACAGGCGCTGCTCGAATCGACAGTTCCTCGCGCGATGTATTACACTTCCTGGCTGGGAGATGTGCCAGGGATGCAGTAA
- a CDS encoding tetratricopeptide repeat protein → MFAQQEPVSTPPPDPFLNDPALHGGPSPFWSFMESVFGIIYLAFWVWMLIDCLRKDPDRFLWFWVILVFQPFGALIYFFLRWLPSNQFQLPEFARPFFRQKRLNELETAAMQIGNPYQFVRWGDALKEAGINQKSLEAYQQALAKEPDNLQALWGAAQIEMKFKEFETAQQRCRQILEADPEYKFGDVSLMYCKTVCELGSAEQAREELAKHAKRWRQPEALFMLATLEAEAGEHQAARKTLQGMLLDINGSPRGIARKFVRWKSKARKLLKRLPRS, encoded by the coding sequence ATGTTTGCACAACAAGAACCTGTATCAACACCTCCGCCGGACCCTTTCCTGAATGATCCGGCTTTGCACGGAGGCCCTTCGCCTTTCTGGTCATTCATGGAGAGTGTGTTTGGCATCATTTATCTCGCGTTCTGGGTCTGGATGCTGATCGACTGTCTCAGAAAAGATCCAGACCGGTTCTTGTGGTTCTGGGTCATCCTGGTCTTCCAGCCCTTTGGTGCGTTGATCTATTTCTTCCTGCGCTGGCTGCCCAGTAACCAGTTTCAGCTGCCGGAATTTGCCCGGCCTTTTTTCCGGCAAAAGCGTCTCAATGAACTGGAAACCGCTGCGATGCAGATTGGGAACCCTTACCAGTTCGTCCGTTGGGGGGATGCCCTGAAAGAGGCCGGCATCAATCAGAAAAGCCTGGAAGCCTATCAGCAGGCATTGGCCAAAGAACCCGATAACCTGCAGGCACTGTGGGGGGCCGCGCAGATTGAGATGAAGTTCAAAGAGTTCGAGACAGCGCAGCAGCGCTGCCGGCAGATTCTCGAGGCGGACCCGGAATACAAGTTTGGCGATGTTTCACTCATGTATTGTAAAACTGTCTGCGAGCTGGGTTCTGCAGAACAGGCGCGGGAAGAACTGGCGAAACATGCCAAACGCTGGCGGCAGCCGGAGGCACTCTTTATGCTGGCCACACTCGAAGCAGAAGCCGGCGAGCATCAGGCCGCCCGAAAAACCCTGCAGGGCATGCTGCTGGATATCAACGGGAGCCCTCGGGGCATCGCCCGGAAGTTCGTCCGCTGGAAAAGTAAGGCCCGCAAACTGCTTAAGCGACTGCCCCGTTCCTGA